A section of the Enterobacter sp. C2 genome encodes:
- the nirB gene encoding nitrite reductase large subunit NirB produces MSKVRIAIIGNGMVGHRFIEDLLDKADAARFDITVFCEEPRKAYDRVHLSSYFSHHTAEELSLVREGFYEKHGVKVLVGERAITINRQEKVIHSSAGRTVYYDKLIMATGSYPWIPPIKGSETQDCFVYRTIEDLNAIEACARRSRRGAVVGGGLLGLEAAGALKNLGVETHVIEFAPMLMAEQLDQMGGEQLKRKIESMGVRVHTSKNTQEIVQEGVEGRKTMRFADGSSLEIDFIVFSTGIRPRDKLATQCGLATAQRGGIMVNDTCQTSDPDIYAIGECASWNNRVYGLVAPGYKMAQVAVDHILGTPNAFEGADLSAKLKLLGVDVGGIGDAHGRTPNSRSYVYLDESKEVYKRLIVSPDNKTLLGAVLVGDTSDFGNLQQLVLNAIELPENPDALILPAHAGSGKPSIGVDKLPDSAQICSCFDVTKGMLISAINKGCHTVAALKAETKAGTGCGGCIPLVTQVLNAELAKQGIEVNHSLCEHFAYSRQELYHLIRVEGIKTFDELLAKHGKGYGCEVCKPTVGSLLASCWNEYVLKPQHTPLQDTNDNFLANIQKDGTYSVIPRSAGGEITPEGLMEVGRIAREFNLYTKITGSQRIGLFGAQKDDLPEIWRQLIEAGFETGHAYAKALRMAKTCVGSTWCRYGVGDSVGFGVELENRYKGIRTPHKMKFGVSGCTRECAEAQGKDVGIIATEKGWNLYVCGNGGMKPRHADLLAADLDRDTLVRYLDRFMMFYIRTADKLTRTASWLDNLEGGIEYLKSVIIDDKLGLNSQLEAEMARLRDAVICEWTATVNDPQAQVRFKHFINSDRRDPAVQIVPERQQHRPATPYERIPVTLVEETV; encoded by the coding sequence ATGAGCAAAGTCAGAATCGCTATTATCGGTAACGGCATGGTCGGCCACCGTTTTATTGAGGATCTCCTCGATAAAGCTGACGCTGCCCGCTTCGACATTACCGTGTTTTGTGAAGAGCCGCGGAAAGCCTACGACCGCGTCCATCTCTCTTCCTACTTCTCTCACCATACTGCCGAAGAGCTCTCCCTGGTGCGTGAGGGCTTCTATGAGAAGCACGGCGTCAAGGTGCTGGTAGGCGAACGTGCTATCACTATCAACCGCCAGGAGAAGGTGATCCACTCCAGCGCGGGCCGCACGGTCTATTACGATAAGCTGATAATGGCCACCGGCTCCTATCCGTGGATCCCGCCGATTAAAGGCTCCGAAACCCAGGATTGCTTTGTTTATCGCACTATCGAAGATTTGAACGCCATTGAAGCCTGCGCGCGCCGTAGCCGTCGGGGCGCAGTGGTGGGCGGCGGCCTGCTCGGTCTCGAAGCCGCCGGGGCGCTGAAGAACCTCGGCGTTGAGACCCACGTCATTGAGTTCGCACCGATGCTGATGGCCGAACAGCTTGACCAGATGGGCGGCGAGCAGCTGAAACGCAAAATTGAGAGCATGGGCGTGCGCGTCCACACCAGCAAAAATACCCAGGAGATCGTCCAGGAGGGCGTCGAAGGGCGCAAGACCATGCGCTTTGCCGACGGCAGCAGCCTTGAGATCGACTTCATTGTCTTCTCAACCGGTATTCGCCCACGCGACAAGCTGGCGACCCAGTGTGGGCTGGCAACGGCCCAGCGCGGTGGGATCATGGTGAATGACACCTGCCAGACCTCCGACCCGGATATCTACGCCATCGGCGAGTGCGCCAGCTGGAACAATCGCGTCTACGGTCTGGTCGCGCCGGGCTACAAAATGGCGCAGGTGGCGGTGGACCATATCCTTGGCACCCCGAACGCTTTTGAAGGGGCCGATCTCAGCGCCAAGCTGAAACTGCTGGGCGTAGACGTCGGCGGCATTGGCGATGCCCATGGCCGCACGCCGAACTCCCGCAGCTACGTCTACCTGGACGAGAGCAAAGAGGTCTATAAACGCCTGATCGTCAGCCCGGATAACAAAACCCTGCTCGGTGCGGTGCTGGTAGGCGACACCAGCGACTTTGGCAATTTACAGCAGCTGGTGCTGAACGCCATCGAGCTGCCGGAAAACCCGGATGCGCTGATCCTGCCCGCACACGCAGGCAGCGGCAAACCCTCTATCGGCGTCGATAAGCTGCCGGACAGCGCGCAGATCTGCTCCTGCTTTGATGTGACCAAAGGCATGCTGATCTCGGCCATCAACAAAGGCTGCCATACGGTAGCAGCGCTGAAGGCAGAAACCAAAGCCGGTACCGGCTGCGGCGGCTGTATTCCACTGGTGACCCAGGTGCTGAACGCCGAGCTGGCGAAACAGGGTATCGAAGTGAACCACAGCCTGTGCGAACACTTTGCCTACTCCCGCCAGGAGCTGTACCACCTGATCCGCGTGGAAGGGATCAAGACCTTCGACGAGCTGCTGGCCAAACACGGTAAGGGCTACGGGTGTGAAGTGTGTAAACCTACCGTTGGCTCCCTGCTGGCCTCCTGCTGGAACGAGTATGTTCTGAAGCCGCAGCATACGCCGCTGCAGGATACCAACGATAACTTCCTTGCCAACATCCAGAAAGACGGCACCTACTCGGTGATCCCGCGCTCTGCCGGCGGCGAAATCACTCCGGAAGGGCTGATGGAGGTGGGGCGTATCGCCCGCGAGTTTAACCTCTACACCAAAATCACCGGCTCCCAGCGTATCGGCCTGTTTGGTGCGCAGAAAGATGACCTGCCGGAGATTTGGCGTCAGCTGATTGAAGCCGGGTTTGAAACCGGTCATGCCTACGCCAAAGCGCTGCGCATGGCGAAAACCTGCGTCGGTTCAACATGGTGCCGCTACGGTGTGGGCGACAGCGTGGGCTTCGGTGTCGAGCTGGAGAACCGCTACAAAGGTATCCGTACCCCGCACAAAATGAAGTTTGGCGTCTCTGGCTGCACCCGCGAATGTGCGGAAGCGCAGGGTAAAGACGTGGGCATTATCGCCACAGAAAAAGGCTGGAACCTCTACGTCTGCGGTAACGGCGGGATGAAACCACGCCATGCGGATCTGCTGGCGGCGGATCTCGACCGCGACACGCTGGTACGCTACCTCGACCGCTTTATGATGTTCTACATCCGCACCGCCGACAAGCTGACCCGTACCGCATCCTGGCTGGACAATCTGGAAGGCGGCATCGAGTACCTGAAGAGCGTGATTATCGACGACAAGCTTGGCCTGAACAGCCAGCTGGAAGCAGAGATGGCCCGCCTGCGCGACGCCGTTATCTGCGAGTGGACCGCTACCGTTAACGATCCGCAGGCGCAGGTGCGCTTCAAACACTTTATCAATAGCGATCGCCGCGACCCGGCGGTACAGATAGTACCGGAACGTCAGCAGCATCGCCCGGCCACGCCGTATGAGCGTATTCCGGTCACTCTGGTGGAGGAAACCGTATGA
- the tsgA gene encoding MFS transporter TsgA: MTNSNRIKLTWISFFSYALTGALVIVTGMVMGDIAKYFDLPVSSMSNTFTFLNAGILISIFLNAWLMEIVPLKTQLRFGFVLMVLAVAALMLTHSLAIFSGAMFVLGLVSGITMSIGTFLVTQMYEGRQRGSRLLFTDSFFSMAGMIFPMVAAFLLARSIEWYWVYACIGLVYVAIFILTIGCEFPALGKHAAPSDKPVVKEKWGVGVLFLSIAALCYILGQLGFISWVPEYAKGLGMDVSGQGKLVSDFWMSYMVGMWAFSVILRFFDLQRILTVLAGMATVLMYLFITSSPEHMAWFILALGFFSSAIYTTIITLGSQQTKVASPKLVNFVLTCGTIGTMLTFVVTGPIVANSGPQAALMTANGLYAVVFVMCFALGFVTRHRQHNTTASAH; this comes from the coding sequence ATGACTAACAGCAACAGAATTAAGCTCACATGGATCAGCTTCTTCTCCTACGCCCTTACCGGTGCGTTGGTGATCGTCACCGGTATGGTGATGGGCGATATCGCGAAGTACTTCGATCTTCCGGTATCCAGCATGAGCAACACCTTCACTTTCCTGAACGCTGGGATCCTGATCTCTATCTTCCTGAATGCCTGGCTGATGGAGATCGTACCGCTAAAAACCCAGCTGCGTTTTGGCTTTGTGCTGATGGTGCTTGCCGTCGCCGCGCTGATGCTGACCCATAGCCTGGCAATCTTCTCTGGCGCGATGTTCGTGCTGGGGCTGGTGAGCGGTATCACCATGTCCATCGGCACCTTCCTGGTGACGCAGATGTATGAAGGTCGCCAGCGTGGCTCTCGGCTGCTGTTCACCGACTCCTTCTTCAGCATGGCCGGGATGATCTTCCCGATGGTGGCCGCTTTCCTGCTGGCCCGCAGCATCGAGTGGTATTGGGTCTACGCCTGCATTGGTCTGGTCTACGTCGCTATCTTCATTCTGACCATCGGCTGCGAGTTCCCGGCGCTGGGCAAACATGCTGCCCCAAGCGACAAGCCGGTAGTGAAAGAGAAGTGGGGCGTTGGCGTCCTGTTCCTCTCTATCGCCGCACTCTGCTACATCCTCGGTCAGTTGGGCTTTATCTCCTGGGTGCCGGAGTATGCTAAAGGTCTGGGCATGGACGTCAGCGGCCAGGGCAAGCTGGTCAGCGACTTCTGGATGTCTTACATGGTCGGCATGTGGGCGTTTAGCGTTATTCTGCGCTTCTTCGACCTGCAGCGTATTCTGACCGTGCTGGCAGGGATGGCGACCGTGCTGATGTATCTCTTCATCACCAGCAGCCCTGAACATATGGCGTGGTTTATTCTGGCCCTTGGCTTCTTCTCCAGTGCCATCTACACCACCATTATCACCCTTGGCTCCCAGCAAACCAAAGTGGCGTCGCCGAAGCTGGTTAACTTTGTCCTCACCTGTGGCACCATTGGTACCATGCTGACCTTCGTGGTTACCGGTCCTATCGTGGCTAACAGCGGCCCACAGGCAGCGCTGATGACCGCTAATGGCCTCTACGCCGTGGTATTCGTTATGTGCTTCGCGCTGGGCTTCGTGACGCGTCATCGTCAACACAACACTACCGCCTCCGCGCACTAA
- the ppiA gene encoding peptidylprolyl isomerase A, with product MVKTTLAAVAAIFALSAISPAALAAKGDPHVLLTTSAGNIELELNSQKAPVSVKNFVDYVNSGFYNNTTFHRVIPGFMVQGGGFNEQMQQKQPNPPIKNEADNGLRNTRGTISMARTADKDSATSQFFINVADNAFLDHGQRDFGYAVFGKVVKGMDIADKISQVQTHNVGPYQNVPSKPVVILSAKVLP from the coding sequence ATGGTTAAAACGACTCTGGCGGCTGTGGCGGCTATCTTTGCTCTCTCTGCAATTTCACCCGCAGCCCTCGCGGCAAAAGGCGATCCTCACGTTCTATTAACCACCTCTGCCGGAAATATTGAGCTGGAGCTGAACAGCCAGAAAGCCCCGGTATCGGTGAAGAACTTTGTTGACTATGTGAACAGCGGTTTCTACAACAACACCACCTTTCACCGCGTGATCCCTGGCTTTATGGTGCAGGGCGGCGGTTTTAACGAGCAGATGCAGCAGAAGCAACCGAACCCGCCGATCAAGAACGAGGCGGACAACGGCCTGCGCAACACCCGCGGTACCATCTCCATGGCCCGTACCGCTGACAAAGACAGCGCCACCAGCCAGTTTTTCATCAACGTAGCGGATAACGCTTTCCTCGATCACGGTCAGCGCGACTTCGGCTACGCCGTTTTTGGTAAAGTTGTGAAAGGCATGGATATCGCGGACAAGATCTCTCAGGTACAGACCCACAACGTCGGTCCGTATCAGAATGTGCCGTCAAAACCGGTGGTTATTCTCTCCGCAAAAGTTCTGCCCTAA
- a CDS encoding YhfG family protein yields MAKKLTERQKSRLWEQQRNVNFQASRRLEGVECALVTLNTEEAEARLEALRRQHER; encoded by the coding sequence ATGGCGAAAAAACTCACCGAACGGCAAAAATCCCGTCTCTGGGAGCAGCAGCGTAACGTCAATTTCCAGGCCAGCAGACGGCTGGAAGGGGTGGAGTGCGCCCTGGTAACGCTCAACACAGAAGAAGCAGAGGCGCGCCTTGAGGCGCTGCGGAGGCAGCATGAGCGATAA
- a CDS encoding putative adenosine monophosphate-protein transferase Fic, with amino-acid sequence MSDKFGDGRDPYFYAGRNVMSNRLGIHQAKQLEEAAYEFTALRAATLELGPVARGLPHLCAIHRHLYQDIFEWAGEIREVNIYQGDTRFCNFDYIENEGNALMQALEDEEWLQGLDKSAFIERLAHYYCEINVLHPFRIGNGIAERIFFEQLAIHAGYLLDWRGIEPDAWSAANQSGAMGDLSALIAIFTQVVSEAE; translated from the coding sequence ATGAGCGATAAGTTTGGCGACGGGCGCGACCCGTATTTCTACGCCGGCCGCAACGTGATGAGCAACCGGCTGGGCATACATCAGGCGAAACAGCTCGAAGAGGCGGCGTACGAATTTACCGCGCTGCGTGCCGCGACGCTGGAGCTAGGTCCGGTTGCCCGCGGCCTGCCGCACCTCTGTGCCATCCATCGTCATCTCTACCAGGATATCTTTGAATGGGCCGGTGAGATCCGTGAGGTCAACATCTATCAGGGCGATACGCGCTTCTGTAATTTTGACTATATCGAGAACGAGGGCAACGCCCTGATGCAGGCGCTGGAAGATGAAGAGTGGTTGCAGGGCCTGGATAAAAGCGCGTTTATCGAGCGTTTAGCGCACTACTACTGCGAAATTAACGTCCTGCACCCGTTCCGGATCGGCAACGGCATTGCCGAGCGGATCTTCTTCGAGCAGCTGGCGATCCATGCAGGCTATCTGCTGGACTGGCGCGGCATTGAGCCAGACGCCTGGAGCGCGGCCAACCAGAGCGGCGCAATGGGTGACCTCTCGGCACTGATCGCTATCTTCACTCAGGTGGTGAGCGAAGCGGAGTAG
- a CDS encoding DNA-binding transcriptional regulator: MIAKEKFKSTAFEAIHSAAAGLHSVDAISQETMRSFDKACIGQVDDIQPNEIKKLREKFNVSQPVFAHYLNTSVSTVQKWESGAKRPNGLSLKLLSVIQKHGLDILI, from the coding sequence ATGATCGCAAAAGAGAAATTTAAAAGCACCGCTTTTGAAGCGATTCATAGCGCTGCTGCGGGATTACATAGCGTAGATGCTATCTCCCAAGAAACAATGCGTAGCTTTGATAAAGCCTGCATTGGCCAGGTAGATGATATTCAGCCGAATGAAATCAAAAAGCTGCGGGAGAAGTTTAACGTTAGCCAGCCTGTTTTTGCCCACTACTTAAACACCAGCGTTTCAACCGTACAAAAATGGGAAAGCGGAGCTAAACGGCCGAATGGGTTATCGCTAAAGCTGTTAAGCGTTATACAAAAGCATGGGCTGGACATATTGATATAG
- a CDS encoding type II toxin-antitoxin system RelE/ParE family toxin, producing MRVFKTKWFSKTAKNHAIKDDELCLAINAVCEGKADDLGGGVYKKRLNHNRDRAIILAKGGRNWFYTFLYAKQDMANITHEELSGFRTLAKHYGCLKNEKLSLLIDAKELLEICHDRKREI from the coding sequence ATGCGGGTTTTTAAAACAAAATGGTTCAGTAAAACGGCAAAAAACCATGCCATCAAGGACGATGAGTTATGTTTGGCTATCAACGCGGTATGTGAAGGAAAAGCAGATGACCTTGGCGGTGGCGTCTATAAAAAGCGCCTAAACCACAATCGCGATCGCGCCATTATCCTGGCTAAAGGTGGGAGGAATTGGTTTTACACTTTCCTGTATGCCAAACAGGATATGGCAAATATCACTCATGAAGAACTCTCAGGCTTTCGAACACTCGCAAAGCATTACGGGTGTCTGAAAAATGAAAAACTGAGCCTATTAATTGACGCTAAAGAGCTGCTGGAGATTTGTCATGATCGCAAAAGAGAAATTTAA
- the pabA gene encoding aminodeoxychorismate synthase component 2 — MILLIDNYDSFTWNLYQYFCELGAEVVVKRNDEITLADIAALAPEKIVISPGPCTPDESGISLEVIRHYAGQLPILGVCLGHQAIAQVFGATIVRAQKVMHGKTSPITHSGRGVFHGLNNPLTVTRYHSLLIDPATLSDCFEVTAWSDTQEIMAIRHREWDLQGVQFHPESILSEQGHALLANFLNHVDF; from the coding sequence ATGATCCTGCTTATCGACAACTACGACTCCTTTACCTGGAACCTCTATCAGTACTTCTGCGAGCTGGGAGCTGAGGTCGTGGTGAAGCGCAACGACGAGATAACCCTTGCCGATATCGCGGCGCTGGCTCCCGAGAAGATCGTGATCTCTCCCGGCCCCTGCACGCCGGACGAGTCGGGCATATCGCTGGAGGTCATCCGTCACTACGCCGGTCAGCTGCCGATCCTCGGTGTCTGTCTGGGTCACCAGGCGATTGCGCAGGTTTTTGGCGCGACCATCGTGCGGGCGCAGAAGGTGATGCATGGCAAAACCTCGCCGATTACCCATAGCGGGCGGGGCGTGTTTCATGGGCTCAACAATCCGCTTACCGTCACCCGCTACCACTCGCTGCTGATCGATCCCGCTACGCTGTCCGACTGCTTCGAGGTAACCGCCTGGAGCGATACCCAGGAGATTATGGCTATTCGTCATCGGGAGTGGGATCTGCAGGGCGTGCAGTTCCACCCGGAGAGCATCCTGAGCGAGCAGGGGCACGCGCTACTGGCAAACTTTCTCAACCATGTCGATTTTTAG
- a CDS encoding aspartate aminotransferase family protein has translation MATEQNAVTRATFDEVILPVYAPAEFIPVKGKGSRVWDQQGKEYVDFAGGIAVTALGHCHPALVEALKSQGETLWHTSNVFTNEPALRLARKIIDTTFAERVLFMNSGTEANETAFKLARYYASTRHSPYKTKIIAFHNAFHGRSLFTVSVGGQPKYSDGFGPKPADIIHVPFNDLHAVKAVMDDHTCAVVVEPVQGEGGVTAATPEFLQGLRELCDQHQALLVFDEVQCGMGRSGDLFAYMHYGVTPDILTSAKALGGGFPISAVLTTEAIASAFHVGSHGSTYGGNPLACAVAGAAFDIISSPEVLQGVSEKRQRFVKHLQQIDEQFDVFSDIRGMGLLIGAELKPHYKGRARDLLYAAADEGVMVLNAGPDVMRFAPSLVVSEQDIDEGMQRFAVAVANITRA, from the coding sequence ATGGCAACTGAACAGAACGCAGTTACGCGCGCAACATTTGACGAAGTAATTCTGCCCGTTTATGCACCGGCGGAGTTTATCCCGGTGAAAGGCAAAGGCAGCCGAGTGTGGGATCAGCAGGGCAAGGAGTATGTTGATTTCGCCGGCGGGATTGCCGTGACTGCGCTGGGCCACTGCCATCCTGCGCTGGTGGAGGCGCTGAAGAGCCAGGGCGAAACCCTGTGGCATACCAGCAACGTCTTTACCAACGAGCCGGCGCTGCGCCTGGCGCGCAAGATTATCGATACCACCTTTGCCGAACGCGTGCTGTTTATGAACTCCGGCACCGAGGCCAACGAAACCGCTTTTAAGCTGGCGCGCTACTACGCCTCTACGCGCCACAGTCCGTACAAAACCAAAATCATCGCTTTCCATAACGCCTTCCACGGACGCTCGCTGTTTACCGTCTCGGTCGGCGGCCAGCCGAAGTACTCCGACGGCTTCGGGCCGAAACCCGCCGATATCATCCATGTGCCGTTTAACGATCTTCATGCAGTGAAAGCGGTGATGGACGATCACACCTGTGCGGTGGTGGTTGAGCCGGTGCAGGGGGAAGGGGGCGTGACTGCCGCAACGCCAGAGTTCTTACAAGGTCTGCGCGAGCTGTGCGACCAGCACCAGGCGCTGCTGGTCTTTGATGAGGTGCAGTGCGGGATGGGGCGCAGCGGCGATCTCTTTGCCTATATGCATTACGGCGTGACGCCGGATATCCTCACCAGCGCCAAGGCCCTGGGCGGCGGCTTCCCGATTAGCGCCGTGCTGACCACCGAGGCGATTGCCAGCGCCTTCCACGTGGGCTCTCACGGCTCGACCTACGGCGGTAACCCGCTGGCCTGCGCGGTAGCGGGCGCGGCTTTTGACATCATCAGCTCGCCTGAGGTGTTGCAAGGCGTGAGCGAGAAGCGTCAGCGCTTTGTGAAGCATCTGCAGCAGATCGACGAGCAGTTTGACGTGTTCAGTGATATTCGCGGCATGGGCCTGCTGATTGGCGCAGAGCTAAAACCTCACTACAAGGGGCGCGCCCGCGATCTGCTTTATGCAGCCGCCGATGAGGGCGTGATGGTGCTGAACGCCGGGCCGGACGTGATGCGCTTTGCGCCGTCGCTGGTGGTCAGCGAGCAGGATATTGATGAGGGCATGCAGCGCTTTGCTGTGGCGGTGGCCAACATCACTCGGGCTTAA
- a CDS encoding YccS/YhfK family putative transporter, producing the protein MWRRLIYHPEVNYALRQTLVLCLPVAIGLALGHLQHGLLFSLVPACCNIAGLDTPHKRFFKRLIIGGSLFAGCSLAVQLLLGANVALPLILAGLAMLLGVTAEISPLHARLLPASLIAAIFTLSLAGNMPIWEPLLIYALGTLWYGAFNWFWFWLWREQPLRESLSLLYRQLADYCEAKYSLLTQHADPEKALPPLLARQQKAVDLISQCYQQLHMLAANQHNDYKRLLRAFQVALDLQEHISVSLHQPEEVQKLVERSHAEAVIRWNAQVVAARLRVLADDILYHRYPTRFSMEKQIGALEKIARQHPQNPVGQFCAWHFSRIARVLRTQRPLYTRDLMADQQRRQPLWEALKSYLSLKSPALRNAARISVMLSIASLMGSALHLPKPYWILMTVLLVTQNGYGATRVRILHRAAGTLAGLTIAGATLHFHVPEGYTLLGMLFITLISYLIIRKSYGWATVGFTITAVYSIQILTLSGENFIVARLIDTLIGCLIAFGGMVWLWPQWQSGLLRKNAHDAIEKDQDAIRLILSDDPQPTPLAYQRIRVNQAHNALFNSLNQAMQEPGFNTHYLEDMKLWVTHSQFIVEHINALTTLAREHAMLTPDLTQRYLESCEIALQRCQQRLDYDGAGASGDANILEAPETLTQGPMSPMEMHLQRIIGHLNSMHTISSVAWRQRPHHGIWLNRRWSKD; encoded by the coding sequence ATGTGGCGCAGGTTAATCTACCACCCCGAAGTTAACTACGCACTGCGGCAAACGCTGGTGCTGTGTCTTCCCGTGGCCATCGGCCTGGCGCTGGGTCATCTTCAGCATGGTCTGCTGTTCTCGCTGGTACCCGCCTGCTGCAACATTGCCGGTCTTGATACCCCACACAAACGCTTCTTTAAGCGCCTGATTATCGGCGGCTCGCTGTTTGCCGGCTGTAGCCTGGCGGTGCAGCTGCTGCTGGGGGCCAACGTTGCGCTCCCGCTGATCCTCGCCGGGCTGGCAATGCTGCTTGGCGTCACGGCGGAAATCAGTCCTCTACACGCGCGCCTGCTGCCCGCTTCGCTTATCGCCGCTATCTTTACCCTGAGCCTGGCGGGCAATATGCCGATCTGGGAGCCGCTGCTCATCTACGCCCTTGGCACGCTCTGGTATGGTGCATTTAACTGGTTTTGGTTCTGGCTGTGGCGCGAGCAGCCCCTGCGCGAATCGTTAAGCCTGCTCTATCGCCAGCTCGCCGACTACTGCGAGGCGAAGTACAGCCTGCTGACGCAGCACGCCGATCCGGAGAAGGCGCTGCCGCCGCTGCTGGCGCGCCAGCAAAAAGCGGTGGATCTCATTAGCCAGTGCTATCAGCAGCTGCATATGCTCGCCGCCAACCAGCATAACGACTACAAACGTCTGCTGCGGGCGTTTCAGGTGGCGCTGGATCTGCAGGAACACATCTCGGTAAGCCTGCACCAGCCGGAAGAGGTGCAGAAGCTGGTAGAGCGCAGCCACGCCGAAGCGGTGATCCGCTGGAATGCGCAGGTGGTCGCTGCCCGGCTTCGGGTACTGGCGGACGACATTCTGTACCATCGTTACCCGACCCGGTTCAGTATGGAGAAGCAGATAGGCGCGCTGGAGAAGATCGCCCGCCAGCATCCGCAAAATCCGGTTGGGCAGTTCTGCGCCTGGCACTTTAGCCGTATCGCCCGCGTGCTGCGTACCCAGCGCCCGCTCTATACTCGCGACCTGATGGCGGACCAGCAGCGCCGCCAGCCGCTGTGGGAGGCGCTCAAGAGCTATCTGTCGCTGAAATCGCCGGCGCTGCGCAATGCTGCCCGCATCAGCGTCATGCTGAGCATCGCCAGCCTGATGGGCAGCGCCCTGCATCTGCCGAAGCCCTACTGGATCCTGATGACGGTGCTGCTAGTCACGCAGAACGGCTACGGCGCTACCCGGGTACGTATTTTACACCGGGCGGCAGGCACGCTGGCAGGGTTAACGATTGCCGGGGCTACCCTGCACTTCCATGTCCCGGAGGGGTATACGCTGCTGGGCATGCTGTTTATCACGCTGATCAGCTACCTGATTATTCGCAAGAGCTACGGCTGGGCGACGGTGGGTTTCACCATTACGGCGGTTTACTCGATTCAGATCCTGACCCTGAGCGGCGAGAACTTTATCGTCGCCCGGCTGATCGACACCCTGATTGGCTGCCTGATCGCCTTCGGCGGGATGGTCTGGCTCTGGCCGCAGTGGCAGAGCGGCCTGCTGCGGAAAAATGCCCATGATGCCATTGAGAAGGATCAGGACGCGATTCGCCTGATCCTCAGCGACGACCCGCAGCCAACGCCGCTGGCCTACCAGCGGATACGGGTCAACCAGGCGCACAACGCCCTCTTCAACTCGCTCAATCAGGCGATGCAGGAGCCGGGGTTTAATACCCACTATCTGGAAGATATGAAGCTCTGGGTGACCCATAGCCAGTTTATTGTCGAGCATATTAACGCCCTGACGACGCTGGCCCGGGAGCACGCCATGCTGACGCCGGATCTGACCCAGCGCTATCTCGAGTCATGCGAAATTGCGCTTCAGCGCTGCCAGCAGCGGCTGGACTATGACGGGGCCGGGGCTTCCGGCGACGCGAATATTCTTGAAGCGCCGGAGACGCTCACCCAGGGTCCAATGAGCCCGATGGAGATGCATCTTCAGCGCATTATCGGGCATCTGAACAGCATGCACACTATCTCGTCGGTGGCATGGCGTCAGCGCCCGCATCATGGCATCTGGCTTAATCGCCGGTGGAGTAAAGATTAA
- the crp gene encoding cAMP-activated global transcriptional regulator CRP — translation MVLGKPQTDPTLEWFLSHCHIHKYPSKSTLIHQGEKAETLYYIVKGSVAVLIKDEEGKEMILSYLNQGDFIGELGLFEEGQERSAWVRAKTACEVAEISYKKFRQLIQVNPDILMRLSSQMARRLQVTSEKVGNLAFLDVTGRIAQTLLNLAKQPDAMTHPDGMQIKITRQEIGQIVGCSRETVGRILKMLEDQNLISAHGKTIVVYGTR, via the coding sequence ATGGTGCTTGGCAAACCACAAACAGACCCGACACTCGAATGGTTCTTGTCTCATTGCCACATTCATAAGTACCCGTCGAAGAGCACGCTGATTCACCAGGGTGAAAAAGCGGAAACGTTGTATTACATCGTCAAAGGCTCAGTGGCAGTGCTCATCAAGGACGAAGAAGGGAAAGAGATGATCCTCTCTTACCTGAACCAGGGAGACTTTATCGGTGAACTGGGCCTGTTTGAAGAGGGCCAGGAGCGCAGCGCATGGGTACGGGCAAAAACCGCCTGTGAAGTGGCCGAAATTTCCTATAAAAAATTCCGTCAGCTTATCCAGGTCAACCCGGATATTCTGATGCGCCTTTCGTCGCAGATGGCTCGCCGCCTGCAGGTCACCTCAGAGAAAGTGGGCAACCTCGCCTTCCTCGACGTGACCGGCCGCATCGCGCAGACCCTGCTGAACCTGGCTAAACAGCCGGACGCCATGACCCACCCAGACGGGATGCAGATCAAAATCACCCGCCAGGAGATTGGCCAGATTGTCGGCTGCTCCCGTGAAACCGTGGGCCGTATTCTGAAGATGCTGGAAGATCAGAACCTGATCTCCGCGCACGGCAAGACCATCGTCGTCTACGGGACACGTTAA